The Spirosoma oryzicola region AATTTCTTTATGCAACGTTACTTTTTTCAGGAACGGATTGTATTTCTTCCGTTCGATACGAGCCGGCGTATTCTTCCGGTTTTTCGTGGTGATGTACCGGGACATGCCGGGTACACCGCTGTCTTTCTGCTCGGTGCATTCCAGAATAACCTGGATTCTATTGGCGCCTTTCTTTGCCATTGCTAAAGTTCGTTTTCTCGATAAGGAGCGCAAAGGTACAAAATTACTTTTAGTTTACAAACATATAGTTGCGAAAAAGCTATGATTTGTAGAAGGTTAGCCCGGAAGCGATAATCTTTGGGCGTTTAATTCCCTCTGACGACCTTTGTCCGCAAATGCACTAAAACAGCCGTAAGTTGTTTTGGGTATGGTTATGGCTACGCAAATAATTCAATACGAATACGCTCCTGGTCATTTTCGGGCGTCGGAACCAAACGTTTACCGGCCCGATATGCTCAATGAAGGAGAGATGATTTTAAACATGGGACCGCAGCATCCGTCTACCCACGGTGTGCTACGGCTCGAAGTCGTTACCGACGGCGAGATTATTGTCGACGTGGTGCCGCACCTGGGTTATCTGCATCGTTGTTTCGAGAAACACGCCCAGGCCTTGCCATTCAATCAGACCATTCCATTTGTGGACCGGCTTGATTATCTGGCTGCTATGAACAGCGAACATGCTTTCGTAATGGGTGTCGAGCGGATGCTGGGCATTGAAAACGACATTCCAAAACGGACGGAATACATTCGGGTGCTGGTAGCTGAACTAAACCGCATCGCGGCCCACTTCGTCGGAGTTGGTACGTATGCGCTGGACATTGGCGCGTACACGCCTTTTCTGTGGCTTATGCGCGACCGCGAACACATTCAGCGCCTGCTGGAGTGGGTAAGTGGCGCGCGAATGCTGTACAACTATATGTGGGTAGGCGGCTTGTTTTATGATCTGCCGGTAGGTTTTGAAGAACGCTGCCGGGAGTTTGTTCAGTACCTCAAACCTAAGCTGGTTGAGCTGCAACAATTGGTGATCGAGAACGAAATCTTCGTAAAACGGACGGCTAACGTGGGTGTTTTGCCGCTCCCAGTGGCGATTAGCTACGGTTGTACAGGGCCTATGTTGCGTGGTTCTGGCTTGCGTTACGATTTGCGCCGGGTTGACGGGTACTCCATTTATCCTGAACTGGATTTTGATATCCCCATTGGTGAAGGCCAGATGGGAACTGTCGGTGACTGCTGGGACCGTAATAATGTTCGGGTACTGGAATGTCATGAGTCAATACGGATTGTCGAGCAGTGTCTGGACAAGCTCACGACCGATTACCGACGTACCCGCGACTACGACCCACAGGCTGTGGTACCCAAAAAGATCCGTCCAAAAGCAATGGATTTTTACGCCCGCGCCGAAAGTGCCAAGGGTGAGTTAGGTTTCTTTTTTCGGACGGATGGTCGATCAGACGTACCCGTTCGCTGCAAAGCCCGTTCCTGCTGTTTTCACAACCTATCGG contains the following coding sequences:
- a CDS encoding NADH-quinone oxidoreductase subunit D, which codes for MATQIIQYEYAPGHFRASEPNVYRPDMLNEGEMILNMGPQHPSTHGVLRLEVVTDGEIIVDVVPHLGYLHRCFEKHAQALPFNQTIPFVDRLDYLAAMNSEHAFVMGVERMLGIENDIPKRTEYIRVLVAELNRIAAHFVGVGTYALDIGAYTPFLWLMRDREHIQRLLEWVSGARMLYNYMWVGGLFYDLPVGFEERCREFVQYLKPKLVELQQLVIENEIFVKRTANVGVLPLPVAISYGCTGPMLRGSGLRYDLRRVDGYSIYPELDFDIPIGEGQMGTVGDCWDRNNVRVLECHESIRIVEQCLDKLTTDYRRTRDYDPQAVVPKKIRPKAMDFYARAESAKGELGFFFRTDGRSDVPVRCKARSCCFHNLSVIGEISKGAMLADLVAVIGSIDVVMGEVDR
- the rpmG gene encoding 50S ribosomal protein L33; translated protein: MAKKGANRIQVILECTEQKDSGVPGMSRYITTKNRKNTPARIERKKYNPFLKKVTLHKEIK